In the genome of Sciurus carolinensis chromosome 3, mSciCar1.2, whole genome shotgun sequence, one region contains:
- the LOC124980222 gene encoding tetratricopeptide repeat protein 30A-like yields the protein MAGLSSAQIPDGEFTAVVYRLIRYSRYAEAVQLLGAELQRSPRSRAGLSLLAYCYYRLQEFALAAECYEQLSQLHPELEQYRLYQAQALYKACLYPEATRVAFLLLDNPAYHSQVLRLQAAIKYSEGDLPGARSLVEQLLSGEGGEESGSENEPDGQVNLGCLLYKEGHYEAACSKFFAALQSSGYQPDLSYNLALAYYSSRRYAPALKHIADIIEHGIRQHPELGVGMTTEGIDIRSVGNTLVLHQTALVEAFNLKAAIEYQLRNYEVAQETLTDMPPRAEEELDPVTLHNQALMNMDAKPTEGFEKLQFLLQQNPFPPETFGNLLLLYCKYEYFDLAADVLAENAHLTYKFLTPYLYDFLDAMITCQTAPEEAFIKLDGLAGMLTEQLRRLTKQVQEARHRRDEETVKKAVNEYDDTLEKYIPVLMAQAKIYWNLENYSMVEKIFRKSVEFCNDHDVWKLNVAHVLFMQENKYKEAIGFYEPIVKKHYGNILNVSAIVLANLCVSYIMTSQNEEAEELMRKIEKEEEQLSYDDPDRKIYHLCIVNLVIGTLYCAKGNYDFGISRVIKSLEPYSKKLGTDTWYYAKRCFLSLLENMSKHMIVLRDNVIQECVQFLEHCELYGRNIPAVIEQPLEEERMHIGKNTVTYESRQLRALIYEIIGWNI from the coding sequence ATGGCGGGGCTGAGCAGCGCCCAGATCCCCGACGGGGAGTTCACCGCCGTCGTGTACCGGCTCATCCGCTACTCCCGCTACGCCGAGGCGGTGCAGCTGCTGGGCGCAGAGCTGCAGCGGAGCCCCAGGAGCCGCGCCGGCCTGTCGCTGCTGGCCTACTGCTACTACCGCCTGCAGGAGTTCGCGCTGGCCGCGGAGTGCTATGAGCAGCTGAGCCAGCTGCACCCGGAACTCGAGCAGTACCGCCTGTACCAGGCCCAAGCCCTGTACAAGGCCTGCCTTTATCCAGAGGCCACCCGGGTCGCCTTCCTTCTCCTGGACAACCCTGCCTACCACAGCCAGGTCTTGCGCCTGCAAGCTGCTATCAAGTACAGTGAGGGTGACCTTCCAGGGGCCAGGAGCCTGGTGGAGCAGCTGCTCAGTGGGGAAGGGGGAGAAGAGAGTGGAAGTGAGAATGAGCCAGACGGTCAGGTCAACTTGGGTTGTTTGCTGTACAAGGAGGGACACTATGAAGCTGCCTGCTCTAAGTTCTTTGCAGCCCTGCAGTCTTCAGGCTACCAGCCTGACCTTTCCTACAATCTGGCACTGGCCTATTATAGTAGCAGACGCTATGCCCCAGCTCTGAAGCATATTGCTGACATTATTGAGCATGGGATCCGTCAGCACCCAGAACTTGGTGTGGGCATGACCACTGAAGGCATTGATATTCGAAGTGTTGGCAACACTTTAGTCCTCCACCAGACTGCTCTGGTGGAAGCCTTCAACCTCAAGGCAGCCATAGAATACCAACTGAGAAACTATGAGGTAGCCCAAGAAACCCTTACTGACATGCCACCTAGAGCAGAGGAAGAGTTGGACCCCGTGACCCTGCACAACCAGGCACTCATGAACATGGATGCCAAGCCTACAGAAGGGTTTGAGAAGCTACAGTTTTTGCTCCAACAGAACCCCTTCCCCCCAGAGACTTTTGGCAACCTCTTGCTGCTCTACTGTAAGTATGAGTATTTTGACCTGGCAGCAGATGTCCTGGCAGAAAATGCCCATTTGACTTATAAGTTCCTCACACCCTATCTCTATGACTTCTTGGATGCCATGATCACTTGCCAGACGGCTCCTGAAGAAGCTTTCATTAAACTTGATGGCCTAGCAGGAATGCTGACTGAGCAGCTTCGAAGACTCACCAAACAAGTACAGGAAGCAAGACAcagaagagatgaagaaactgtCAAAAAGGCAGTGAATGAATATGATGACACTCTTGAGAAATATATTCCTGTGTTGATGGCCCAGGCAAAGATCTACTGGAATCTTGAAAATTATTCAATGGTAGAAAAGATTTTCCGCAAATCTGTGGAATTCTGTAATGACCATGATGTGTGGAAGTTGAATGTGGCTCATGTTCTGTTCATGCAGGAGAACAAATACAAAGAAGCCATTGGTTTCTATGAACCCATAGTCAAGAAGCATTATGGTAACATCCTGAATGTTAGCGCTATTGTATTAGCAAACCTCTGTGTTTCCTATATTATGACAAGTCAAAATGAAGAAGCAGAAGAGTTGATGAGGAAGATTGAAAAGGAGGAAGAGCAGCTGTCCTATGATGACCCTGACAGGAAAATCTACCATCTCTGCATTGTGAATTTGGTGATAGGAACACTTTATTGTGCCAAAGGAAATTATGACTTTGGTATCTCTCGAGTTATCAAAAGCTTGGAACCTTACAGTAAAAAGCTGGGAACGGATACCTGGTACTATGCCAAAAGATGTTTCCTGTCCTTATTAGAAAACATGTCAAAGCACATGATAGTGCTTCGTGACAATGTTATTCAAGAATGTGTGCAGTTTCTAGAACACTGTGAGCTTTATGGCAGAAACATACCTGCTGTTATAGAACAACccctggaagaagaaagaatgcaTATTGGAAAGAATACAGTCACATATGAATCTAGACAGTTAAGAGCTTTGATTTATGAGATTATAGGATGGAATATATAG
- the LOC124980570 gene encoding tetratricopeptide repeat protein 30A2: MAGLSSAQIPDGEFTAVVYRLIRDSRYAEAVQLLGAELQRSPRSRAGLSLLAYCYYRLQEFALAAECYEQLSQLHPELEQYRLYQAQALYKACLYPEATRVAFLLLDNPAYHSRVLRLQAAIKYSEGDLPGARSLVEQLLSGEGGEESGSENEPDGQVNLGCLLYKEGHYEAACSKFFAALQSSGYQPDLSYNLALAYYSSRHYAPALKHIANIIARGIRQHPELGVGMTTEGIDIRSVGNTLVLHQTALVEAFNLKAAIEYQLRNYEAAQEALTDMPPRAEEELDPVTLHNQALMNMDAKPTEGFEKLQFLLQQNPFPPETFGNLLLLYCKYEYFDLAADVLAENAHLTYKFLTPYLYDFLDAMITCQTAPEEAFIKLDGLAGMLTEQLRRLTKQVQEARHNREDEVVIKAVNEYDDTLEKYIPVLMAQAKIYWNLENYSMVEKIFRKSVEFCNDHDVWKLNVAHVLFMQENKYKEAIGFYEPIVKKHYDNILNVSAIVLANLCVSYIMTSQNEEAEELMRKIEKEEEQLSYDDPDRKIYHLCIVNLVIGTLYCAKGNYDFGISRVIKSLEPYSKKLGTDTWYYAKRCFLSLLENMSKHMIVLRDNVIQECVQFLEHCELYGRNIPAVIEQPLEEERMHIGKNTVTYESRQLRALIYEIIGWNM, from the coding sequence ATGGCGGGGCTGAGCAGCGCCCAGATCCCCGACGGGGAGTTCACCGCCGTCGTGTACCGGCTCATCCGCGACTCCCGCTACGCCGAGGCGGTGCAGCTGCTGGGCGCAGAGCTGCAGCGGAGCCCCAGGAGCCGCGCCGGCCTGTCGCTGCTGGCCTACTGCTACTACCGCCTGCAGGAGTTCGCGCTGGCCGCAGAGTGCTATGAGCAGCTGAGCCAGCTGCACCCGGAACTCGAGCAGTACCGCCTGTACCAGGCCCAAGCCCTGTACAAGGCCTGCCTTTATCCAGAGGCCACCCGGGTCGCCTTCCTTCTCCTGGACAACCCCGCCTATCATAGCCGGGTCCTGCGCCTGCAAGCTGCTATCAAGTACAGTGAGGGTGACCTTCCAGGGGCCAGGAGCCTGGTGGAGCAGCTGCTCAGTGGGGAAGGGGGAGAAGAGAGTGGAAGTGAGAATGAGCCAGACGGTCAGGTCAACTTGGGTTGTTTGCTGTACAAGGAGGGACACTATGAAGCTGCCTGCTCTAAGTTCTTTGCAGCCCTGCAGTCTTCAGGCTACCAGCCTGACCTTTCCTACAATCTGGCACTGGCCTATTATAGTAGCAGACACTATGCCCCAGCTCTGAAGCATATTGCCAATATAATTGCCCGTGGCATCCGTCAGCACCCAGAACTTGGTGTGGGCATGACCACTGAGGGCATTGATATTCGAAGTGTTGGCAACACTTTAGTCCTCCACCAGACTGCTCTGGTGGAAGCCTTCAACCTCAAGGCAGCCATAGAATACCAGCTGAGAAACTATGAGGCAGCCCAGGAAGCTCTCACTGACATGCCACCTAGAGCAGAGGAAGAGTTGGACCCCGTGACCCTGCACAACCAGGCACTCATGAACATGGATGCCAAGCCTACAGAAGGGTTTGAGAAGCTACAGTTTTTGCTCCAACAGAACCCCTTCCCCCCAGAGACTTTTGGCAACCTCTTGCTGCTCTACTGTAAGTATGAGTATTTTGACCTGGCAGCAGATGTCCTGGCAGAAAATGCCCATTTGACTTATAAGTTCCTCACACCCTATCTCTATGACTTCTTGGATGCCATGATCACTTGCCAGACGGCTCCTGAAGAAGCTTTCATTAAGCTTGATGGCCTAGCAGGAATGCTGACTGAGCAGCTTCGAAGACTCACCAAACAAGTACAGGAAGCAAGACACAATAGAGAGGATGAAGTTGTCATAAAGGCAGTGAATGAATATGATGACACTCTTGAGAAATATATTCCTGTGTTGATGGCCCAGGCAAAGATCTACTGGAATCTTGAAAATTATTCAATGGTAGAAAAGATTTTCCGCAAATCTGTGGAATTCTGTAATGACCATGATGTGTGGAAGTTGAATGTGGCTCATGTTCTGTTCATGCAGGAGAACAAATACAAAGAAGCCATTGGTTTCTATGAACCCATAGTCAAGAAGCATTATGATAACATCCTGAATGTCAGCGCTATTGTATTAGCAAACCTCTGTGTTTCCTATATTATGACAAGTCAAAATGAAGAAGCAGAAGAGTTGATGAGgaagattgaaaaggaagaagagcagCTGTCCTATGATGACCCTGACAGGAAAATCTACCATCTCTGCATTGTGAATTTGGTGATAGGAACACTTTATTGTGCCAAAGGAAATTATGACTTTGGTATCTCTCGAGTTATCAAAAGCTTGGAACCTTACAGTAAAAAGCTGGGAACGGATACCTGGTACTATGCCAAAAGATGTTTCCTGTCCTTATTAGAAAACATGTCAAAGCACATGATAGTGCTTCGTGACAATGTTATTCAAGAATGTGTGCAGTTTCTAGAACACTGTGAGCTTTATGGCAGAAACATACCTGCTGTTATAGAACAACccctggaagaagaaagaatgcaTATTGGAAAGAACACAGTCACATATGAATC